The nucleotide window TAGGAATGCATACGATAGAAGTGTTTGCCTATAATGAAGACGAAAAAATGTCAAAAGATATGGTAGATGTTTTTGTTAATGCATAAACTATAATAAAACAGAATCACATTACAAAGTAATGGAGACCAAAAATAAAATTTCCATAATTGCAGTGTTTATTCTCATATTAATTACATCGGTCCTTTTATATTACTGGTGGGTAGACCAAAATGGCGAGAGAGAGCCATCTGCCGTACTTGATGTAGATCACAAAAGCTTTACAATATATGAAGGAAATTGCATATCCATCTGCCTTTCTTTTAAATCTAAAGAAAATTATCCAATTGCTACAGATGTAGAATGGGAAATAACTGCTGCAGGAGATACGGGAAAGATAACGTATCCGCCCGGCATAAATGTATCTGCCACGAATTTATCGGGTATGCTATCCGCGGTATATCATGCTCCCGATGATGTCGATGTGATGAATCACACGGTAAAGATAGTCGCGAGGACCGCCTGGCAGGGTGAAAAATATACGGCAGAAATAAATGGAACAGTGCAGCCCATTCTCCACAAAACCAGGCTATCTCTTTCATGTAGCAGAAAAAAAATGATAGCAGGAGAAACGGCCATCATCAAAGCAACGCTGATGGGCTATGTAAACCAAAAATGGCAACCTATGGCAAATAAAACAATAGAGTGGGCATTCTTTGGAAAAGAAAATAATACGGCAACGCTCAAAAAATTGGGCGAAAGAAAAAGCGTGACGAACTATGCAGGCAAATCGGAAATCCCATTTTTCCTGTCGGATGCGAATGATACAATGAATATAATTTGCTCGGCAAAATTTGAGCAAAATTTGTCAGGGGATGTGGACTACACGGAATGCAGCCGTTTAACCAATGTAACTGTTGTCCCGGAAAAACCGGGGGATTTTCCCGTGGTGCTAATCCATGGATGGATCGTCTCCTCGACAGACTGGCTTTTAAATTATACCTGGTGGAATCTGACACAAAAGTTGGAACAAAGAGGCTTCAAAATACTTGATTTTGATATAAGCAAGCCGGGAATACAGTACCTTACATACGACCCGGACTGGAAAGACCGCCATATACCCTGGATAGCGGCAAGGGTGAACGATGAAATAGAAAAAGCATTGGTCTTGAATGGATATTCCCCCAACCAAACAATAGATATCGTTGCCCACAGCATGGGTGGTCTGGTATCAAGATTCACGGCAGAACATGGGGGAGCGGATGTTGATTACTGGAACGATTCATGGATGCCGGGCGATGAAGGGTGCCCGTGGTACGGCGACGGCGACCCTGATATCAATATAGGTGGCGAACAAATAGACGATTTGATCGTTGTCGGTACGCCCTGCCACGGCGTTCCGCCGGGCATAAACTCAAGCATTCTTAAGATAATAGGATATCTTTACTTTCCGTGGTGGATAGGGCAAGTACCCGACATGATATATAATTCCAAATTTCTGGAAGCGATGGGATACCGGGGAACCGATATGGTCGACTATTATGCTGTCGGAGGTGACATAGGGTTTATATTCGGCATGCCGATGGATTTTGACGGAGACGGTACTGCACACACCTCTGACGGACTGTGCCCTACCGAAAGCTCTTATCTGGAAGGCAAGCCATTGTATATAGTGGAAGGGAAAGCATGGCCCAACGGAAACGCAGATCATGTTTCTTTGACGGCCATAAATGATGATGTTCACGAGTATATCATAAGCAAGCTTGTATAAACAGGTCTGGAAAAATTATTAAATAGCGGGATTGTTAATCGACCAATGAAAGTGCAGCCCCCGTTCAGCATATTGTTTCTTCTTATAGCCCTGCCATTATTATTTATGCTGTTCGGCCTTATCTTTGTCGGGGCCATAAGCATGGCTTTTCAGAAACTTGGTTTTTCTCCAATTCTTGCGATTTTTCTCCTCTTCGCGGTACTTTTTGGGAGTTTCATCAATGTCCCAGTCTGGAAGATAAAGGGTATGCAGGAGCGCTACACGTATGATATGTCATCTTTTCTACCCAAACAGGTTAAGACCATTTCAGAAGGAACGACAAGAGTGGATATAAACATTGGAGGGGCCATTATACCTCTTGTAGTATCCATATTCCTGCTGTCCCGATTGGCTGTGAAACTGTATCCCCACCTTATGTTTGCCACGATTTTTATGGCGGCTATATGCTACAAACTGGCAAGGCCTGTACAGAGAACAGGTATAGCAATGCCCGCTTTTATTCCCCCCGTTCTGGCATCGCTGGCCGGTGTTATACTCGCTCCACAAAATGCTGCTGTCGTTGCCTTTATTTCAGGAGTTGTGGGCGTGCTCGTGGGGGCCGACCTGATGAATATAAGGAAAATAGGGAGGATAGGAGCGCCAGCAGTATCCATAGGGGGAGCGGGCACATTTGACGGTATATTTCTCACCGGGATACTGTCCG belongs to Candidatus Thermoplasmatota archaeon and includes:
- a CDS encoding DUF1614 domain-containing protein, whose amino-acid sequence is MKVQPPFSILFLLIALPLLFMLFGLIFVGAISMAFQKLGFSPILAIFLLFAVLFGSFINVPVWKIKGMQERYTYDMSSFLPKQVKTISEGTTRVDINIGGAIIPLVVSIFLLSRLAVKLYPHLMFATIFMAAICYKLARPVQRTGIAMPAFIPPVLASLAGVILAPQNAAVVAFISGVVGVLVGADLMNIRKIGRIGAPAVSIGGAGTFDGIFLTGILSVMLVAIV